In one Magallana gigas chromosome 7, xbMagGiga1.1, whole genome shotgun sequence genomic region, the following are encoded:
- the LOC105322645 gene encoding uncharacterized protein — MLLSRKLKIFSILAIVGVVFVTASFVSPGWVICKISNMKSLMGISGIQGLPQKAHLSAGLWYYTLCIQRFIGNNEEEDCHLATYPFNIESPFFWRPYDKLKGWPLHFKLETQIMSSIGLFCAVLGFTGTIVYTRTLTKSRWAGLLACISLFISGWTYIAMIVKMGISANIYHEEFWEYTGWDIDQFYCPWGLILVGIGGVLILVSAVGHLFILSRNKTKDDKHVFHIHKGTNQEIISQHSYTTIAPPGYHATVELKVPLVGSMEKNEEAGCRSFK, encoded by the exons ATGCTGCTGAGTCGAAAACTAAAGATATTCTCGATATTGGCCATTGTTGGAGTGGTTTTTGTGACTGCATCTTTTGTCAGTCCGGGATGGGTGATTTGTAAGATAAGCAACATGAAAAGTCTCATGGGCATCAGTGGTATTCAAGGATTACCCCAAAAAGCACATCTATCAGCAGGATTGTGGTATTATACCTTATGTATTCAACGATTTATTGGGAATAATGAAGAGGAGGACTGTCACTTAGCTACATATCCCTTTAATATTGAGTCACCCTTTTTTTGGCGACCGTATGACAAACTTAAAG ggTGGCCTCTTCATTTTAAGCTGGAAACCCAGATCATGTCCTCCATTGGACTTTTCTGTGCTGTGCTTGGCTTCACGGGGACTATTGTATACACACGGACTTTAACGAAATCCAGATGGGCTGGATTGTTAGCCTGCATCAGTCTTTTCATCTCGG GTTGGACGTATATCGCAATGATAGTGAAGATGGGAATTTCAGCTAATATTTACCACGAAGAGTTTTGGGAATACACAGGATGGGATATAGACCAATTTTATTGCCCTTGGGGTCTCATTTTGGTAGGAATTGGGGGCGTCTTAATCCTGGTTTCAGCCGTTGGCCATTTGTTTATCCTGTCCAGAAATAAAACAAAGGATGACAAACACGTGTTCCATATCCACAAAGGAACGAACCAAGAAATCATCTCGCAGCATTCTTACACGACCATAGCGCCACCAGGATACCACGCGACAGTTGAGTTAAAGGTGCCACTTGTTGGCAGTATGGAGAAAAATGAGGAGGCCGGCTGTCGTTCATTTAAATGA